The following coding sequences are from one Streptomyces angustmyceticus window:
- a CDS encoding P-II family nitrogen regulator, which produces MKLITAVIKPHRLDEVKDALQAFGVHGLTLTEASGYGRQRGHTEVYRGAEYTVDLVPKIRIEVLVEDADAEELMDIVVKAARTGKIGDGKVWAVPVDDAVRVRTGERGPDAL; this is translated from the coding sequence GTGAAGCTCATCACGGCAGTAATCAAGCCGCACCGGCTGGACGAGGTGAAGGACGCCCTGCAGGCATTCGGGGTGCACGGCCTGACGCTCACCGAGGCCAGCGGCTACGGCAGACAGCGCGGCCACACGGAGGTGTACCGCGGCGCCGAGTACACCGTCGACCTGGTGCCGAAGATCCGCATCGAGGTGCTGGTCGAGGACGCCGACGCCGAGGAGCTGATGGACATCGTCGTCAAGGCGGCCCGCACCGGAAAGATCGGCGACGGGAAGGTCTGGGCCGTCCCCGTCGACGACGCCGTACGGGTGCGGACCGGAGAGCGGGGACCGGACGCCCTGTGA
- a CDS encoding ammonium transporter produces MPPGILTLAADKVTLSPANTGFMLICSALVMIMTPGLAFFYGGMVRVKSVLNMLMMSFISLGIVTILWVLYGFGLAFGTDSGGFIGWNGNFAGLSGIGLTELWGTSTIPVYVFAVFQLMFAVITPALISGALADRVKFTAWALFIALWVTIVYFPVAHWVWGEGGWLFELKVIDFAGGTAVHINAGAAALGVLLVVGKRIGFKKDPMRPHSLPLVMLGAGLLWFGWFGFNAGSWLGNDDGIGAVAFVNTQVATAAAMLGWLAYEKLRHGSFTTLGAASGAVAGLVAITPACGAVSPLGAIAVGAIAGVLCGMAVNLKYKFGYDDSLDVIGVHLVGGVVGSLLIGLFATGGVQSKAKGLFYGGGFEQLGRQAVGVVCVLLYSLVVSYVLAKAIDLVMGFRVGEDEEVAGIDQAAHAETAYDFAGAGGGTVGRRGPALGEAQTKKVEA; encoded by the coding sequence ATGCCCCCAGGCATCCTGACGCTTGCCGCAGACAAGGTGACACTCAGCCCCGCCAACACGGGGTTCATGCTGATCTGCTCCGCACTGGTGATGATCATGACGCCCGGCCTCGCCTTCTTCTACGGCGGCATGGTCCGGGTCAAGAGCGTGCTGAACATGCTGATGATGAGCTTCATCAGCCTGGGCATCGTCACGATCCTGTGGGTCCTGTACGGCTTCGGGCTCGCCTTCGGCACCGACAGCGGCGGCTTCATCGGCTGGAACGGCAACTTCGCCGGACTCAGCGGCATCGGCCTGACCGAGCTGTGGGGCACCAGCACCATCCCGGTCTACGTGTTCGCGGTCTTCCAGCTGATGTTCGCGGTGATCACGCCCGCGCTGATCAGCGGTGCGCTCGCCGACCGGGTGAAGTTCACCGCCTGGGCGCTCTTCATCGCCCTGTGGGTCACCATCGTCTACTTCCCCGTCGCCCACTGGGTCTGGGGCGAGGGCGGCTGGCTCTTCGAGCTCAAGGTCATCGACTTCGCCGGCGGCACCGCCGTGCACATCAACGCCGGTGCGGCGGCGCTCGGCGTGCTCCTCGTCGTCGGCAAGCGCATCGGCTTCAAGAAGGACCCGATGCGGCCGCACAGCCTGCCCCTGGTGATGCTCGGCGCCGGACTGCTGTGGTTCGGCTGGTTCGGCTTCAACGCCGGCTCCTGGCTCGGCAACGACGACGGCATCGGCGCGGTCGCCTTCGTCAACACCCAGGTCGCCACCGCCGCCGCGATGCTCGGCTGGCTGGCGTACGAAAAGCTCCGGCACGGCTCGTTCACCACGCTCGGCGCGGCCTCCGGCGCGGTCGCCGGACTCGTCGCGATCACCCCGGCCTGCGGCGCGGTCAGCCCGCTGGGCGCCATCGCGGTCGGCGCCATCGCCGGTGTGCTGTGCGGCATGGCGGTCAACCTCAAGTACAAGTTCGGCTACGACGACTCCCTCGACGTCATCGGCGTCCACCTCGTCGGCGGTGTCGTCGGCTCCCTGCTCATCGGGCTGTTCGCCACCGGCGGGGTGCAGAGCAAGGCCAAGGGCCTGTTCTACGGCGGCGGCTTCGAACAGCTCGGCCGGCAGGCCGTCGGCGTGGTCTGCGTGCTGCTCTACTCGCTGGTCGTCTCCTACGTCCTTGCCAAGGCCATCGACCTGGTGATGGGCTTCCGGGTCGGCGAGGACGAGGAGGTCGCCGGCATCGACCAGGCCGCGCACGCGGAGACCGCGTACGACTTCGCCGGCGCGGGCGGCGGCACGGTCGGACGCAGGGGACCGGCACTCGGCGAGGCCCAGACGAAGAAGGTGGAAGCGTGA
- the nsdA gene encoding transcriptional repressor NsdA, whose translation MGGNGGSGGTDAAKQPNAQLGSWFMRSGWSKGELARQVNRRARQMGAHHISTDTSRVRRWLDGEQPREPIPRILSELFSERFGCVVGIEELGLRSAHQSPSVSGVDLPWAGAQTVSLISEFSRSDLMLARRGFLGTSLALAAGPSLIEPMQRWLVPVPAGQGGAPEPDRARRPARLSKPELDLLESTTAMFRQWDAQCGGGLRRKAVVGQLHEVTDLLQEPQPEAVSKRLFKVAAELAELAGWMSYDIGLQPTAQKYFVLALHASKEAGDRPLGSYILSSMSRQMIHLGRPDDALELIHLAQYGSRETATPRTQAMLYAMEARAYAGMGQPSKVKRAVRMAEDTFSDAVPGEPEPDWIRFFSEAELNAENAHSYRDLAYVAGRSPTYASLAAPVMERAVELFGQDPEHQRSYALNLIGMATVHLLQKEPEACAAMAQQAIPFARQVRSERVNTRLRKTVDTAAREFGGVADVIRLGDELTRQLPESAAAV comes from the coding sequence GTGGGCGGCAACGGCGGCAGTGGCGGCACCGACGCCGCCAAACAACCCAACGCACAGCTGGGTTCGTGGTTCATGCGCAGCGGCTGGTCCAAGGGGGAGCTGGCGCGGCAGGTCAACCGCCGGGCCCGCCAGATGGGCGCGCACCACATCAGCACCGACACCTCCCGGGTGCGCCGCTGGCTCGACGGCGAGCAGCCGCGCGAGCCCATCCCGCGGATCCTGTCCGAGCTGTTCTCCGAGCGCTTCGGCTGCGTGGTCGGCATCGAGGAGCTGGGGCTGCGCTCCGCCCACCAGTCCCCGTCCGTCTCCGGTGTGGACCTGCCCTGGGCCGGGGCCCAGACCGTCAGCCTCATCAGCGAGTTCTCGCGCAGCGACCTGATGCTGGCGCGCCGCGGCTTCCTCGGCACCTCGCTCGCCCTCGCCGCCGGCCCCAGCCTCATCGAGCCGATGCAGCGCTGGCTGGTGCCGGTGCCCGCGGGCCAGGGCGGCGCGCCGGAGCCCGACCGCGCCCGGCGGCCCGCCCGGCTGTCCAAGCCGGAGCTGGACCTCCTGGAGTCGACGACCGCGATGTTCCGCCAGTGGGACGCCCAGTGCGGCGGCGGGCTGCGGCGCAAGGCGGTGGTCGGCCAGCTCCACGAGGTCACCGACCTCCTCCAGGAGCCGCAGCCGGAGGCGGTCTCCAAGCGGCTGTTCAAGGTCGCCGCCGAACTCGCCGAACTCGCCGGCTGGATGAGCTACGACATCGGGCTGCAGCCCACCGCGCAGAAGTACTTCGTGCTGGCCCTGCACGCCTCCAAGGAGGCCGGCGACCGGCCCCTGGGCTCGTACATCCTCTCCAGCATGAGCCGGCAGATGATCCACCTCGGCCGGCCCGACGACGCACTGGAACTCATCCACCTCGCCCAGTACGGCAGCCGCGAGACGGCCACCCCCCGCACCCAGGCCATGTTGTATGCGATGGAGGCCCGCGCCTACGCCGGCATGGGCCAGCCCAGCAAGGTCAAGCGGGCCGTCCGGATGGCCGAGGACACCTTCTCCGACGCGGTGCCCGGCGAGCCCGAACCGGACTGGATCCGCTTCTTCTCCGAGGCCGAGCTGAACGCCGAGAACGCCCACTCCTACCGCGACCTCGCCTACGTCGCCGGGCGCAGCCCCACCTACGCCTCGCTGGCCGCGCCCGTCATGGAGCGCGCCGTGGAACTGTTCGGCCAGGACCCCGAGCACCAGCGCTCGTACGCCCTCAACCTCATCGGGATGGCCACCGTGCACCTGCTGCAGAAGGAACCGGAAGCCTGCGCCGCGATGGCCCAGCAGGCGATCCCGTTCGCCCGGCAGGTCCGCTCCGAACGGGTCAACACCCGGCTGCGCAAGACCGTCGACACCGCGGCGCGGGAATTCGGCGGTGTCGCCGACGTGATCCGGCTCGGCGACGAGCTCACCCGCCAGCTCCCCGAATCAGCGGCGGCCGTCTGA
- a CDS encoding bifunctional DNA primase/polymerase — MGFTIGGIREIRSSSRRRARSTDIAAVAEYTGLWGWDVVPGARAVRAGSGRTDCSCGAADCPSPGAHPLAFAAELTAGAGWETAAAAWAETPGAALLLPVGRSFDILDVPEAAGRNALGRLERMGLPLGPAAVTPTGRALFFVAPGAAKELPDLLYRMGWDDAALDLRSLGPGDHITAPPSDLGGHGPMRWLRPPTPATTDRPPQARLVVGTLAYVCHRAVA, encoded by the coding sequence ATGGGCTTCACGATCGGCGGCATCCGAGAGATCCGTTCCAGCTCCCGGCGCCGCGCCCGCTCGACCGACATCGCGGCGGTGGCGGAGTACACCGGGCTGTGGGGCTGGGACGTCGTCCCCGGCGCCCGCGCGGTGCGGGCCGGCAGCGGCCGTACGGACTGCTCGTGCGGCGCCGCCGACTGCCCCTCCCCCGGCGCCCATCCGCTGGCCTTCGCCGCCGAGCTGACGGCCGGGGCCGGCTGGGAGACGGCCGCGGCGGCCTGGGCGGAGACGCCGGGCGCGGCGCTCCTGCTGCCGGTGGGCCGGTCGTTCGACATCCTCGACGTGCCGGAGGCGGCGGGCCGCAACGCCCTGGGGCGCCTGGAGCGGATGGGACTGCCGCTCGGCCCGGCCGCGGTGACCCCGACCGGCCGCGCGCTGTTCTTCGTCGCCCCCGGCGCGGCCAAGGAACTCCCCGACCTGCTCTACCGGATGGGCTGGGACGACGCCGCGCTCGACCTGCGTTCCCTGGGCCCCGGCGACCACATCACCGCGCCGCCCTCCGACCTCGGCGGCCACGGCCCGATGCGCTGGCTGCGCCCGCCGACGCCGGCCACCACGGACCGGCCGCCGCAGGCGCGGCTGGTGGTGGGCACCCTGGCGTACGTGTGCCACCGCGCGGTGGCGTGA
- the ftsY gene encoding signal recognition particle-docking protein FtsY: METVILAVVIAVVVLGAISGLVVSGRKKKQLPPPPPAAPETSVTAPPAEPHVGEEAETPRDEERRTIEEVTLPTAEAPVAEAPAAEPKAPAAPEIEVPEPTAGRLVRLRARLSRSQNALGKGLLTLLSREHLDEDTWEEIEDTLLTADVGVAPTQELVERLRERVKVLGTRTPEDLRALLREELLALIGTDADRTVHTANGIGNGGDEIPGVVMVVGVNGTGKTTTTGKLARVLVADGKSVVLGAADTFRAAAADQLQTWGERVGARTVRGPEGGDPASIAFDAVKEGIAESADVVLIDTAGRLHTKTGLMDELGKVKRVVEKHGPVGEVLLVLDATTGQNGLVQARVFAEVVDITGVVLTKLDGTAKGGIIIAVQRELGVPVKLIGLGEGADDLAPFEPEAFVDALID; this comes from the coding sequence ATGGAAACCGTCATCCTTGCCGTAGTCATCGCCGTGGTCGTGCTCGGCGCGATCAGCGGGCTCGTCGTCAGCGGACGCAAAAAGAAGCAGCTGCCGCCGCCCCCGCCGGCCGCCCCCGAGACCTCCGTCACCGCGCCGCCCGCCGAACCGCATGTCGGGGAGGAGGCCGAGACCCCGCGCGACGAAGAGCGTCGCACCATCGAAGAAGTCACGCTGCCCACCGCCGAGGCCCCCGTGGCCGAGGCACCGGCCGCGGAGCCCAAGGCGCCCGCCGCGCCCGAGATCGAGGTACCCGAGCCCACCGCCGGCCGGCTGGTCCGGCTGCGCGCCCGGCTCTCCCGTTCCCAGAACGCCCTGGGCAAGGGCCTGCTGACCCTGCTCTCCCGCGAACACCTCGACGAGGACACCTGGGAGGAGATCGAGGACACCCTGCTGACCGCCGACGTCGGCGTCGCCCCCACCCAGGAACTCGTCGAGCGGCTGCGCGAGCGGGTCAAGGTCCTCGGCACCCGTACCCCCGAGGACCTGCGCGCGCTGCTGCGCGAGGAGCTCCTCGCCCTCATCGGCACGGACGCCGACCGCACCGTGCACACCGCCAACGGCATCGGCAACGGCGGCGACGAGATCCCCGGCGTCGTCATGGTCGTCGGCGTCAACGGCACCGGCAAGACCACCACCACCGGCAAGCTCGCCCGGGTCCTGGTCGCCGACGGCAAGTCCGTGGTCCTCGGCGCCGCCGACACCTTCCGCGCCGCCGCCGCCGACCAGCTGCAGACGTGGGGCGAGCGGGTCGGTGCCCGTACGGTCCGCGGCCCCGAGGGCGGCGACCCGGCCTCGATCGCCTTCGACGCGGTCAAGGAGGGCATCGCCGAGTCCGCCGACGTCGTGCTGATCGACACCGCGGGCCGGCTGCACACCAAGACCGGCCTGATGGACGAGCTCGGCAAGGTGAAGCGGGTCGTCGAGAAGCACGGCCCGGTCGGCGAGGTGCTGCTCGTCCTGGACGCCACCACCGGCCAGAACGGCCTGGTCCAGGCCCGGGTGTTCGCCGAGGTCGTGGACATCACCGGCGTGGTGCTCACCAAGCTCGACGGCACCGCCAAGGGCGGCATCATCATCGCCGTCCAGCGGGAACTCGGCGTCCCCGTCAAGCTCATCGGCCTGGGCGAGGGCGCGGACGACCTGGCGCCGTTCGAGCCGGAGGCCTTCGTCGACGCCCTGATCGACTGA
- a CDS encoding purine-cytosine permease family protein, whose translation MGTTSASPPETDGAVETRGIEPVPDHERHGRVRELFPTWVAANISVLLLTMGASLVVNNGLNFWQVLLVAAIAAAVAFGMVGVLSVSGKWGGAPGAMLSRAAFGVRGNYFPGAILWVARFGWETINAVTGAYAVLTVLHLLLGIESNNVLVVVTLLAFVAVTYLVSGLGRKALNVCNKYSTYLFGLFSIMVLVYLVATMDWDAIFAKKAGTTAMVIAGVGTIAAGGISWVPTGPDFARYLPHSASGRKIVGTTVSGAALVLLPMVLMGGVMAVSNPKLAGQNTDPMSFLGTILPSWLAVPYLITALVGMVLINSLSMYSAGFTAQTMGVKLPRALAVSINAVISLVGGLFMMLVAKDFIGQFIAFLTLLAVSFSAWIGVYGVDMARRRKLAVRYDADSLMNTGRTSRYWYTGGFCWQAMTAWAVALGAGLCFTKVQWFTGPLATTWIGENGLGWAATITIAALVFAVLPAPRESAPAAGDGEAAEARESVTAA comes from the coding sequence ATGGGCACCACGTCCGCTTCCCCGCCCGAGACCGACGGCGCCGTCGAGACCCGCGGCATCGAGCCCGTTCCCGATCACGAACGTCACGGCCGGGTCCGCGAGCTCTTCCCGACCTGGGTCGCCGCCAACATCAGCGTGTTGTTGCTCACCATGGGCGCCTCGCTCGTGGTCAACAACGGGCTGAACTTCTGGCAGGTCCTGCTGGTGGCCGCGATCGCCGCGGCCGTCGCCTTCGGCATGGTGGGCGTGCTGTCGGTCTCCGGGAAGTGGGGCGGCGCCCCCGGCGCGATGCTCTCCCGGGCGGCCTTCGGCGTCCGCGGCAACTACTTCCCCGGCGCGATCCTGTGGGTCGCCCGCTTCGGCTGGGAAACGATCAACGCGGTCACCGGCGCGTACGCGGTGCTGACCGTGCTGCATCTGCTGCTGGGCATCGAGAGCAACAACGTCCTGGTCGTGGTCACCCTGCTCGCGTTCGTGGCCGTCACCTACCTGGTGAGCGGCCTGGGCCGCAAGGCGCTCAACGTCTGCAACAAGTACTCGACGTATCTGTTCGGCCTGTTCAGCATCATGGTGCTGGTCTACCTGGTCGCCACGATGGACTGGGACGCCATCTTCGCCAAGAAGGCCGGCACCACCGCCATGGTGATCGCGGGCGTCGGCACCATCGCGGCCGGCGGCATCAGCTGGGTGCCGACGGGCCCCGACTTCGCGCGCTACCTCCCGCACTCCGCGTCCGGCAGGAAGATCGTCGGCACCACCGTCTCCGGTGCGGCCCTGGTGCTGCTGCCGATGGTGCTGATGGGCGGCGTGATGGCCGTCTCGAACCCGAAGCTGGCCGGCCAGAACACCGACCCGATGTCGTTCCTCGGCACCATCCTGCCGTCCTGGCTCGCGGTGCCGTACCTGATCACCGCGCTGGTCGGCATGGTGCTGATCAACAGCCTGTCGATGTACTCCGCGGGCTTCACCGCCCAGACCATGGGCGTCAAGCTGCCGCGTGCCCTCGCGGTCAGCATCAACGCCGTCATCAGCCTGGTCGGCGGCCTGTTCATGATGCTGGTGGCGAAGGACTTCATCGGCCAGTTCATCGCCTTCCTGACGCTGCTCGCGGTCTCCTTCTCCGCCTGGATCGGCGTCTACGGCGTCGACATGGCCCGGCGGCGCAAGCTGGCGGTGCGCTACGACGCCGACAGCCTGATGAACACCGGCCGCACCAGCCGCTACTGGTACACCGGCGGCTTCTGCTGGCAGGCCATGACGGCCTGGGCGGTCGCGCTCGGCGCGGGCCTGTGCTTCACCAAGGTCCAGTGGTTCACCGGCCCGCTGGCCACCACCTGGATCGGCGAGAACGGCCTGGGCTGGGCGGCCACGATCACGATCGCCGCGCTCGTCTTCGCCGTCCTGCCCGCTCCCCGGGAATCCGCCCCCGCGGCGGGCGACGGCGAAGCGGCCGAGGCCCGGGAGTCCGTCACGGCGGCCTGA
- a CDS encoding LLM class flavin-dependent oxidoreductase — protein sequence MPALPAHPSPGHRTTTGPSPSPGDKEAPAAPAGCLSVLRINLADPAPTPATQSARHRAAVEMAAFADDRGLTMVQTEEHHATTNGWMPSPLTFAGAVFGATRRIGVTVSALITPLHDPLRLAEDLASLDLLSGGRLVTVAGLGYRPEEYAAHGKDWRGRGALQDEVLETLLSAWTGEPFTYRGRTVQVTPRPYTRPHPPLLIGGSSRAAARRAARLGLPLFPSAHLPELETYYHEQRAVFGTEGWVMQPPERTSLLHLSEDPDRTWAAYGGHLLHEARMYASWQSAGTRSAVRSTARDTGELRAEGVYRIVTPDECLRLAREKGGPGALILHPLCGGMPVDEGWRSLHLFTERVLPRLEG from the coding sequence ATGCCCGCGCTGCCCGCCCACCCGTCACCCGGCCACCGCACCACCACCGGGCCCTCCCCCAGCCCCGGCGACAAGGAGGCCCCCGCCGCGCCGGCCGGCTGCCTCTCGGTCCTGCGCATCAACCTCGCCGATCCCGCGCCCACGCCCGCCACGCAGTCCGCACGCCACCGGGCCGCCGTCGAGATGGCCGCGTTCGCCGACGACCGCGGCCTCACCATGGTCCAGACCGAGGAGCACCACGCCACCACCAACGGCTGGATGCCCTCCCCGCTCACCTTCGCCGGCGCGGTCTTCGGCGCCACCCGCCGCATCGGCGTCACCGTCTCCGCGCTGATCACCCCGCTGCACGACCCGCTCCGGCTGGCCGAGGACCTCGCCTCGCTCGACCTCCTCAGCGGCGGGCGGCTGGTCACCGTCGCCGGCCTCGGCTACCGGCCCGAGGAGTACGCGGCGCACGGCAAGGACTGGCGGGGCCGCGGCGCGCTCCAGGACGAGGTGCTGGAGACCCTGCTGTCCGCCTGGACCGGCGAGCCCTTCACCTACCGGGGGCGCACGGTCCAGGTCACCCCGCGCCCGTACACCCGCCCGCACCCGCCGCTGCTGATCGGCGGCAGCTCACGCGCCGCGGCCCGGCGCGCGGCCCGCCTGGGGCTCCCCCTCTTCCCCAGCGCCCACCTCCCCGAGCTGGAGACCTACTACCACGAGCAGCGCGCCGTCTTCGGCACCGAGGGCTGGGTGATGCAGCCGCCCGAGCGGACCTCGCTCCTCCACCTCTCCGAGGACCCGGACCGCACCTGGGCCGCGTACGGCGGCCATCTGCTGCACGAGGCCCGGATGTACGCCTCCTGGCAGTCCGCGGGCACCCGCTCCGCGGTCCGCTCGACCGCCCGGGACACCGGAGAACTCCGCGCGGAGGGCGTCTACCGCATCGTCACCCCCGACGAGTGCCTCCGCCTCGCCCGGGAGAAAGGCGGGCCCGGGGCCCTCATCCTGCACCCGCTGTGCGGCGGAATGCCCGTCGACGAGGGCTGGCGCTCGCTGCACCTGTTCACCGAACGGGTGCTGCCCCGCCTGGAGGGGTGA
- a CDS encoding cupin domain-containing protein encodes MSETETTARTAGGPAVAGGAQGTGRERDAPGVGGTAGYVWTTVDDAPVRELFPGIRIRPLWTGADGAKAQVLEMDAGSRWDGVDVHAPGPEEVFVVSGTFHDGDREHPAGSFLHAPAGSWHVPQSAVGCTLFVFYPEG; translated from the coding sequence ATGAGCGAAACGGAGACGACCGCCAGGACGGCAGGCGGCCCCGCCGTGGCCGGGGGCGCGCAGGGGACGGGACGGGAACGGGACGCCCCCGGAGTGGGCGGGACCGCGGGCTATGTGTGGACGACGGTGGACGACGCCCCGGTCCGGGAGCTGTTCCCCGGCATCCGGATCAGGCCGCTGTGGACCGGTGCCGACGGGGCGAAGGCCCAGGTGCTGGAGATGGACGCGGGCAGCCGCTGGGACGGCGTCGATGTGCACGCACCGGGGCCCGAGGAGGTCTTCGTGGTCTCGGGCACCTTCCACGACGGTGACCGGGAGCATCCGGCCGGGTCCTTCCTCCATGCGCCGGCCGGCTCCTGGCACGTACCGCAGTCGGCAGTGGGCTGCACCCTGTTCGTCTTCTACCCGGAGGGCTGA
- a CDS encoding GlxA family transcriptional regulator, which produces MARAPRDTPQPDSVHRVVALVRPPQSVFELGCAAEVFGTRRPGLPALYDFRVCTPQPGPVPTTAGYDMLVPRGLPALESADTVVVPGWTPAGEPLAPAVRTALRRAHARGARLVAICSGAFALAQTGLLDGRRATTHWNLSAALAECFPRVEVDPAVLYIDHGDLATSAGAAAGVDLCLHLVRRDHGAAHAARIARHMVMPPHREGGQAQYAPPPGDRADPAPGMEQSLAPLLEWVAGRLSEPVSVEDMAGRLGISPRTLARRFADQLGTSPGQWLLSRRLTAARALLEESDLPVEAVALRVGLSSATNFRRRFQRALHTTPAAYRRAFRTAGSPARDGARAPAVPGTKNGYCPGSLSTRGSTQY; this is translated from the coding sequence ATGGCACGAGCGCCGCGAGACACCCCGCAGCCGGACTCCGTGCATCGTGTGGTGGCGCTGGTGCGCCCGCCCCAGTCGGTCTTCGAACTCGGCTGCGCCGCCGAGGTCTTCGGCACCCGGCGCCCCGGCCTGCCCGCGCTCTACGACTTCCGGGTGTGCACGCCGCAGCCCGGCCCCGTACCGACGACGGCGGGCTACGACATGCTGGTGCCCCGCGGCCTGCCGGCGCTGGAGAGCGCGGACACCGTCGTCGTCCCCGGCTGGACACCCGCCGGTGAGCCGCTCGCACCCGCCGTGCGCACGGCACTTCGCCGGGCGCACGCCCGGGGGGCGCGGCTGGTCGCCATCTGTTCCGGTGCCTTCGCCCTGGCGCAGACCGGGCTGCTGGACGGCCGCCGGGCGACCACCCACTGGAACCTGTCGGCCGCTCTCGCCGAGTGTTTCCCCCGCGTCGAGGTGGACCCCGCGGTGCTGTACATCGACCACGGCGACCTGGCGACCAGCGCCGGTGCGGCGGCCGGTGTGGACCTCTGTCTGCATCTCGTACGCCGGGACCACGGCGCGGCCCATGCCGCACGGATCGCCCGCCACATGGTCATGCCGCCGCACCGCGAAGGGGGCCAGGCCCAGTACGCGCCCCCGCCGGGGGACCGCGCCGACCCGGCACCGGGCATGGAGCAGTCGTTGGCCCCGCTGCTGGAGTGGGTGGCCGGGCGGCTGTCCGAGCCGGTCTCCGTCGAGGACATGGCCGGGCGGCTGGGAATCTCCCCGCGCACCCTCGCCCGCCGGTTCGCCGACCAGCTCGGCACCAGTCCGGGCCAGTGGCTGCTGAGCCGCCGTCTCACCGCCGCCCGGGCCCTGCTGGAGGAGAGCGATCTGCCCGTCGAGGCGGTCGCCCTGCGTGTCGGCCTGTCGTCGGCGACCAACTTCCGCCGGCGCTTCCAGCGGGCGCTGCACACCACACCGGCCGCGTACCGGCGGGCGTTCCGTACGGCGGGAAGCCCGGCCCGCGACGGCGCCCGAGCCCCCGCCGTCCCCGGCACGAAAAACGGGTACTGCCCGGGGTCCCTGTCGACCCGGGGCAGTACCCAGTACTGA
- a CDS encoding sugar porter family MFS transporter — translation MTSTAQPTGSEGRKAHPDHLGHVIFITAAAAMGGFLFGYDSAVINGAVEAIRSRYDVGSAVLAQVIAIALIGCAVGAATAGRIADRIGRIRVMQIASVLFVASAIGSALPFALWDLALWRIVGGFAIGMASVIGPAYIAEVSPSAYRGRLGSFQQAAIVVGIAISQLVNWGILNLANGNQRGVVAGLEAWQWMLGVMVVPAALYGLLSFAIPESPRYLISVGKISRAQEVLAEVEGKTVDLDKRVTEIQDAMRREEKPKFKDLLGSRFGFLPIVWVGIGLSVFQQLVGINVAFYYSSALWQSVGIDPSSSFFYSFTTSIINIIGTVVAMIFVDRIGRRPLALIGSAGMALALAAEAWAFASKTAAGTLPATEGTVALIAAHVFVLFFALSWGVVVWVFLGEMFPNKIRAAALGVAASAQWIANWAITASFPSLSDWNLSGTYVIYAVFALLSIPFVLKFVKETKGKALEEMG, via the coding sequence TTGACCAGCACCGCGCAGCCGACGGGATCGGAAGGCCGCAAGGCCCACCCCGACCATCTCGGCCATGTCATCTTCATCACCGCGGCTGCCGCGATGGGCGGCTTCCTCTTCGGTTACGACAGTGCCGTCATCAATGGCGCCGTCGAGGCGATCCGCAGCCGCTACGACGTCGGATCCGCAGTCCTCGCCCAGGTGATCGCCATCGCGCTGATCGGCTGCGCCGTCGGAGCGGCCACCGCGGGCCGGATCGCGGACCGCATAGGCCGCATCCGCGTGATGCAGATCGCCTCGGTGCTGTTCGTCGCCAGCGCCATCGGCTCCGCCCTGCCGTTCGCCCTGTGGGACCTGGCCCTCTGGCGCATCGTCGGCGGGTTCGCGATCGGTATGGCCTCGGTCATCGGCCCGGCCTACATCGCCGAGGTCTCGCCGTCCGCCTACCGGGGCCGCCTCGGCTCGTTCCAGCAGGCCGCGATCGTCGTCGGCATCGCGATCTCCCAGCTCGTCAACTGGGGCATCCTCAACCTCGCCAACGGCAACCAGCGCGGCGTCGTCGCCGGCCTGGAGGCCTGGCAGTGGATGCTCGGCGTGATGGTCGTCCCGGCCGCCCTGTACGGCCTGCTCTCCTTCGCGATCCCCGAGTCGCCGCGCTACCTGATCTCCGTCGGCAAGATCTCCCGCGCCCAGGAGGTGCTCGCCGAGGTCGAGGGCAAGACCGTGGACCTCGACAAGCGCGTCACCGAGATCCAGGACGCCATGCGCCGCGAGGAGAAGCCGAAGTTCAAGGACCTGCTCGGCAGCAGGTTCGGCTTCCTGCCGATCGTCTGGGTCGGCATCGGCCTGTCGGTCTTCCAGCAGCTGGTCGGCATCAACGTCGCCTTCTACTACTCCTCGGCGCTGTGGCAGTCCGTCGGCATCGACCCGAGCAGCTCGTTCTTCTACAGCTTCACGACGTCGATCATCAACATCATCGGCACCGTGGTCGCGATGATCTTCGTCGACCGGATCGGCCGCCGCCCGCTGGCGCTCATCGGCTCGGCCGGTATGGCCCTCGCCCTCGCGGCGGAGGCCTGGGCGTTCGCCTCCAAGACCGCGGCCGGCACCCTGCCCGCCACCGAGGGCACCGTGGCACTGATCGCCGCCCACGTCTTCGTGCTCTTCTTCGCCCTCTCCTGGGGCGTCGTGGTCTGGGTCTTCCTCGGCGAGATGTTCCCGAACAAGATCCGCGCCGCCGCGCTCGGCGTCGCCGCCTCGGCGCAGTGGATCGCCAACTGGGCCATCACGGCCAGCTTCCCGAGCCTGTCCGACTGGAACCTCTCGGGCACGTACGTCATCTACGCGGTCTTCGCCCTGCTCTCGATCCCCTTCGTGCTCAAGTTCGTGAAGGAGACGAAGGGCAAGGCGTTGGAGGAGATGGGCTAA